A window of Polyodon spathula isolate WHYD16114869_AA chromosome 30, ASM1765450v1, whole genome shotgun sequence contains these coding sequences:
- the LOC121302921 gene encoding V-set and transmembrane domain-containing protein 5: MSKWEKDTCVPVLLFILFFVDYSLQARGVTIAIPNQVINATVEESALLSVEYLCQGTPTVQWSVLSIWKIQNIVVWEPQKQPNISQSYKDRLCTYNNGSIQILNLRENDTGYYVITVTDHFGTSKDAAIFLKVDVHIYEDLHFVAAILTVLVAISGFSMFLVWLLEKCMQIIKRKRWKHKIRKEAEEIELQSV, translated from the exons ATGAGTAAGTGGGAAAAAGACACTTGTGTACCAGTACTGCTGTTCATCCTGTTCTTTGTGGACTACTCTTTACAGG CCCGAGGAGTCACTATAGCAATCCCTAACCAGGTTATCAACGCCACAGTGGAGGAAAGTGCTTTGCTGTCTGTTGAATACTTATGCCAAGGGACTCCCACAGTCCAGTGGAGCGTTCTGTCAATATGGAAGATACAAAACATTGTTGTCTGGGAGCCACAAAAACAACCGAACATCTCGCAGTCTTATAAAGACAGACTCTGCACATACAATAATGGCTCCATACAGATTTTAAACCTGCGTGAAAACGACACTGGTTACTATGTGATAACTGTGACAGACCATTTTGGAACAAGCAAAGatgctgccatttttctgaaaGTTGATG TGCACATCTATGAGGATTTACATTTTGTAGCTGCTATCCTTACAGTTCTGGTAGCCATATCAGGATTTTCTATGTTTTTAGTGTGGCTGCTGGAAAAATGTATGCAGATAATTAAGAGGAAGAGAtggaaacacaaaataagaaaag AAGCTGAAGAGATAGAGCTGCAGTCTGTTTGA
- the med17 gene encoding mediator of RNA polymerase II transcription subunit 17: protein MSGGPAVQISIESACEKQVQEVALDGTETYVQPLSMSQNLAKLAQRIDFGQGSGSEDEGGEGEARGQEWGKQEQEEDEATVKFQPSLWPWDSVRNNLRSALTEMCVLYDVLSVVKEKKYMTLDPVSQDSAVGKTPPVLQLLGKKKSLATAAQLLLKGAEKLNKSVAENLENRRQRDFNSELLRLRSQWKLRKVSDKILGDLSYRSAGSLFPHQGTFEVIKNTDIDLDKKIPEDYCPLDVQIPSDLEGSAYIKVSIQKQAPDIGDLGTINLFRRQLKPKSGTQPWHLKLEAAQNVLLCKEIFAQLSREAVQIKSQIPHIVVKNQIISQPFPGLQLSISLCHSTGDKKNQKSTPEKNKPDDHLYVLEHNLHQLMREFHKQTLSSVVMPHPASAPFGNKRMRLAGPMAYDKAEITSLQQSEGLLEKIIKQAKHIFLRSRTARTIDSLASRIEDPQIQAHWSNINDVYESSVKVLITSQGYEQICKSIQLQLTIGVEQIRVVHRDGRVITLSHQEQELQDFLLSQMSQHQVHAVQQLAKVMGWHVLSFSNHVGLGSVESIGNASAITVASSNGEYSISVRNGPESGCKVMVQFPRNQCKDLLKSDVIQDNKWNYLRGPHKEVHWSKMEGRNFVYKMELLMAALTPCP, encoded by the exons ATGTCTGGAGGTCCTGCGGTTCAAATCAGCATCGAGTCGGCCTGTGAGAAGCAGGTGCAGGAGGTGGCATTGGATGGGACGGAGACATATGTCCAGCCCCTGTCAATGTCTCAGAACCTTGCCAAGCTTGCCCAGCGAATTGACTTTGGACAGGGATCCGGCTCGGAggatgagggaggagagggggaggcaAGGGGACAGGAATGGGGGAAACAGGAACAAGAAGAGGATGAAG CAACAGTAAAGTTCCAGCCTTCACTCTGGCCCTGGGATTCTGTGAGAAACAACTTAAGGAGTGCCCTCACTGAGATGTGTGTGCTGTACGATGTGCTCAGTGTGGTTAAGGAAAAGAAGTACATGACTCTGGATCCTGTCTCCCAAGACAGCGCTGTTGGAAAG ACTCCCCCAGTTTTGCAGCTTCTTGGTAAGAAGAAATCCTTAGCAACAGCTGCTCAGCTTCTCTTGAAAGGAGCAGAAAAGCTGAACAAGTCTGTCGCTGAGAACCTGGAAAACAGGCGGCAAAGAGACTTCAACTCTGAGCTGCTCCGGCTGAGATCACAGTGGAAGCTGAGGAAGGTCAGCGACAAAATCCTTGGGGATCTCAGCTACAGGAGCGCAG GGTCGCTCTTTCCCCACCAGGGCACTTTTGAAGTAATAAAGAATACAGACATTGACCTTGATAAGAAGATTCCAGAAGATTACTGTCCACTTGATGTTCAGATTCCTAGTGATCTGGAGGGATCGGCTTATATTAAG gtctcCATTCAGAAACAAGCTCCTGATATTGGGGATCTTGGCACCATTAACCTTTTCAGAAGACAACTAAAACCTAAATCAG GTACCCAGCCCTGGCATTTGAAACTGGAGGCTGCTCAGAACGTCCTTCTCTGTAAAGAGATATTTGCACAGCTTTCCCGTGAAGCTGTACAGATCAAATCCCAGATCCCTCACATTGTTGTGAAGAATCAGATTATCTCCCAGCCTTTTCCAG gttTGCAGCTCTCCATTTCCTTGTGCCACTCAACTGGGGATAAAAAGAATCAGAAATCAactccagaaaaaaacaaaccagacgATCACCTTTATGTGCTTGAACACAACCTTCATCAGCTAATGAGAGAG TTCCACAAACAGACATTGAGCTCAGTTGTTATGCCCCACCCTGCAAGCGCCCCCTTTGGAAATAAGAGAATGCGTCTGGCGGGGCCCATGGCCTACGATAAAGCTGAGATCACTTCTCTACAGCAAAGTGAAGGGCTTCTGGAGAAGATCATCAAGCAGGCAAAGCATATCTTCCTCAGGAGCAG aactgcGCGTACCATTGATAGCTTGGCAAGCCGCATTGAAGATCCCCAGATCCAAGCCCACTGGTCGAACATTAACGATGTGTACGAATCCAGTGTCAAAGTATTAATTACTTCCCAGGGTTATGAGCAAATATGCAA GTCCATTCAGCTGCAGCTGACCATTGGAGTGGAGCAGATCAGGGTGGTGCACAGAGATGGACGGGTAATCACACTGTCTCACCAGGAGCAGGAGCTGCAGGATTTCCTCCTTTCCCAG ATGTCACAGCACCAGGTTCATGCAGTGCAGCAGTTGGCCAAAGTGATGGGATGGCACGTGCTGAGTTTCAGTAACCATGTGGGTCTGGGTTCAGTGGAGAGCATTGGAAATGCATCAGCAATAACAGTGGCGTCATCCAATGGAGAGTATTCTATTTCAG TGAGGAACGGACCTGAAAGTGGCTGCAAAGTGATGGTGCAGTTTCCCAGAAACCAGTGCAAAGACCTTCTGAAGAGCGACGTCATCCAAGATAACAAATGGAACTACTTGCGCGGGCCACACAAAGAAGTGCACTGGAGTAAAATGGAAGGACGCAACTTTGTGTACAAAATGGAACTTTTGATGGCTGCTCTTACCCCTTGCCCTTAA